In Scatophagus argus isolate fScaArg1 chromosome 14, fScaArg1.pri, whole genome shotgun sequence, the following proteins share a genomic window:
- the LOC124070937 gene encoding UDP-glucuronosyltransferase 2C1-like, producing the protein MGTTPMYHVCGIFAFLSVSLISITPPCDGGNILVFPVDGSHWINMKILLEELHAKGHNITVIRATNSWYIPEKSPLYTSINLEMDQSMENFLDVFLQDQIKAQREGASALTFIKLIKNFLSMIFEAHAMWSDALVQILEDEKMIKSLMDSKYDLVLTDPAMAPGIILAKYLKLPLVLNVRWITSGDGHFVIAPSPLSYIPVPGSGLTDKMDFIQRIKNMFFYSIIVFQQQFMVGPSYDVLCDKYIEGGCDIISLLQEADIWLFRSDFVFDFPRPTMPNVIYIGGFQCKPAQPLPADLEEFVQSSGDHGVIIMTLGTLVNALPIEIADEIASVFAKLPQKVIWRHKGERPSTLGNNTLIVDWMPQKDLLGHPQTKVFVAHGGTNGVQEAIYHGVPVLGIPLFFDQYDNLLRLQERGAGKIIQLGDVNSHSFEQGIKDVLHQDSYRENMQRLSRLHRDQPMAPMDQGIFWVEYVMRHKGAPHLRTESYKMPWYSYYCLDVLLVLLTAVTVLLISTLAIFRFLCCRSRRKIKTKQH; encoded by the exons ATGG GAACTACTCCAATGTATCATGTGTGTGGAATATTTGCGTTCCTCAGTGTATCTCTGATTTCCATCACACCACCTTGCGATGGAGGAAACATTCTGGTTTTCCCAGTCGATGGCAGCCACTGGATCAATATGAAGATCCTCCTGGAAGAACTTCATGCCAAGGGACACAACATCACTGTGATCAGGGCCACCAACAGCTGGTACATCCCAGAAAAGTCTCCTCTCTACACATCTATTAACCTTGAAATGGATCAGAGTATGGAGAACTTTCTTGATGTATTCTTGCAGGATCAAATAAAA gcacagagagagggggCTTCAGCACTTACTTTCATCAAACTCATCAAGAATTTCCTTTCAATGATTTTTGAGGCCCATGCAATGTGGTCTGATGCCCTTGTTCAAATATTGGAGGatgaaaagatgataaaaagctTAATGGATTCCAAATATGATCTTGTTCTCACTGACCCAGCCATGGCACCAGGGATTATACTAGCCAAGTATCTGAAACTGCCCTTGGTGCTCAATGTTCGCTGGATCACCAGTGGAGACGGCCACTTTGTGATAGCTCCCTCACCACTCTCTTACATCCCAGTGCCAGGATCGGGCTTGACGGACAAAATGGATTTCATCCAGAGGATCAAGAATATGTTTTTCTACAGCATCATAGTGTTCCAGCAGCAATTCATGGTTGGGCCAAGCTATGATGTCCTCTGTGACAAATATATTGAGGGTGGATGTgacatcatctctcttcttCAGGAAGCCGACATTTGGCTGTTCAGgtcagattttgtgtttgatttcccGCGGCCCACAATGCCAAATGTCATCTACATAGGAGGGTTCCAGTGCAAACCAGCACAACCTCTGCCAGCAGACCTGGAGGAGTTTGTACAGAGTTCTGGGGACCACGGAGTGATCATCATGACCTTGGGAACTTTGGTTAATGCTCTACCGATAGAGATTGCAGATGAAATTGCCAGCGTCTTTGCTAAGTTGCCTCAGAAG GTGATATGGAGGCACAAAGGGGAACGTCCATCTACTTTGGGCAACAACACCCTGATAGTGGACTGGATGCCACAGAAGGACCTCCTGGGCCACCCACAGACCAAAGTCTTTGTAGCTCATGGTGGAACCAATGGAGTCCAAGAGGCCATTTACCACGGGGTCCCTGTGCTCGGAATACCCTTGTTCTTTGACCAGTATGACAACCTTCTCCGTctgcaggagagaggagctggGAAGATCATTCAGCTGGGTGATGTTAATAGCCACAGTTTTGAGCAAGGTATCAAAGATGTACTCCATCAAGACAgctacagagagaacatgcaaagacTGTCACGTTTGCACAGAGATCAGCCAATGGCACCCATGGATCAGGGTATCTTCTGGGTGGAATATGTAATGCGTCACAAAGGTGCTCCGCATCTGCGTACAGAGTCATATAAGATGCCCTGGTACTCGTACTACTGTTTAGATGTACTTCTGGTATTACTGACTGCGGTGACTGTACTGCTGATTTCTACTTTAGCCATTTTCAGGTTCCTTTGCTGCAGAAGTAGAAGAAAgatcaaaaccaaacaacactAA